In one Vulgatibacter incomptus genomic region, the following are encoded:
- the yajC gene encoding preprotein translocase subunit YajC yields MLDIIPALIAQAEAPSGAGGILGMAPILLMFVVIYFLMIRPQQKQAKKHRDYVAGLKKGDEVVTNSGIFGKIEAIEDTVVRLEIARDIKIRVLKSQIAGAQPGAADVAPGAPAPARKD; encoded by the coding sequence TTGCTCGATATCATTCCTGCGCTCATCGCCCAGGCCGAGGCTCCTAGCGGCGCCGGCGGCATCCTCGGCATGGCGCCCATCCTGCTGATGTTCGTGGTCATCTACTTCCTGATGATCCGGCCGCAGCAGAAGCAGGCGAAGAAGCACCGGGATTACGTCGCTGGCCTCAAGAAGGGCGACGAAGTTGTTACCAACTCCGGGATCTTCGGGAAGATCGAGGCCATCGAAGACACCGTGGTTCGCCTCGAGATCGCCCGGGACATCAAGATTCGGGTGCTCAAGTCGCAGATCGCCGGCGCCCAGCCCGGTGCTGCCGACGTCGCTCCCGGCGCGCCCGCGCCGGCTCGCAAGGATTAA
- the secD gene encoding protein translocase subunit SecD: MERSWYVRLWIVLAVVLSATYLLIPTFVYFTLPAEVRNDKDAFEAALPGWAPKKRINLGLDLQGGVHLVLGVDLDKAVKDKVVRRADEMRTFATEKKLSVQSIQANRAKEEILVSFASDADADAFRTAAQEFFGDMHRSGGGTASRYAFDAEYLKRFKEGALDQALRTIRNRIDKWGVSEPTIAKRGSDGILVQLPGFKDPEKAKELLGRTAQLEFRIVADSEASSLVDNLGALPDGITKGSDGYQAYLQSTDRQALEHFVDGKAPEGLAIATSKVEARDAAGLAGAVSYRTYVLRSKTEITGDKLTDARVAVDQSGLGGGKPYVSLSFDPEGARAFEQLTGANIGKRLAIVLDGNVDSAPVVQSKIAGGSAQITLGGNRNYNQLIEEANELSLVLRSGALPAPVSIFEERTVGASLGPELIRSGATASVVGLLLVLLFMAVYYKLTGVIADVALVLNGLLILAALGMVGATLTLPGIAGFILTLGMAVDANVLINERIREELRHGKNSKVAIKEGYGRAFATIFDGHVTTLVAAFVLLQYGTGPIRGFAVTLIIGLVASLFTSIVVTRLVKDRLYQGRPGEVISV; this comes from the coding sequence ATGGAACGTAGCTGGTACGTGCGGCTCTGGATCGTGCTCGCGGTGGTGCTCAGCGCCACCTACCTGCTCATCCCGACCTTCGTCTACTTCACCCTCCCCGCCGAAGTCCGGAACGACAAGGATGCCTTCGAGGCCGCCTTGCCCGGCTGGGCGCCCAAGAAGCGCATCAACCTGGGGCTCGACCTCCAGGGCGGCGTGCACCTCGTCCTCGGCGTCGATCTCGACAAGGCCGTGAAGGACAAGGTGGTCCGCCGCGCCGACGAGATGCGGACCTTCGCGACCGAGAAGAAGCTCTCGGTCCAGTCGATTCAGGCCAACCGCGCCAAGGAGGAGATCCTCGTCTCCTTCGCCTCCGATGCCGATGCGGATGCCTTCCGCACCGCGGCCCAGGAGTTCTTCGGCGACATGCACCGGTCCGGAGGCGGAACCGCCAGCCGCTACGCCTTCGACGCCGAGTATCTGAAGCGGTTCAAGGAAGGCGCGCTCGATCAGGCGCTGCGCACCATCCGCAACCGCATCGACAAGTGGGGCGTCTCCGAGCCCACCATCGCCAAGCGCGGCAGCGACGGCATCCTCGTCCAGCTCCCGGGCTTCAAGGATCCCGAGAAGGCCAAGGAGCTCCTCGGCCGGACGGCCCAGCTCGAGTTCCGCATCGTGGCCGACTCCGAGGCTTCGAGCCTCGTCGACAACCTCGGCGCGCTCCCCGACGGGATCACCAAGGGCTCCGACGGCTACCAGGCCTATCTCCAGTCCACCGATCGCCAGGCCCTCGAGCACTTCGTCGACGGCAAGGCGCCGGAGGGCCTGGCCATCGCCACCAGCAAGGTCGAGGCGCGTGACGCCGCGGGCCTCGCGGGCGCGGTCAGCTACCGGACCTACGTGCTCCGCTCCAAGACCGAGATCACCGGCGACAAGCTCACCGACGCCCGCGTGGCGGTCGATCAGTCTGGTCTCGGCGGCGGCAAGCCCTACGTCTCGCTCTCCTTCGATCCGGAGGGCGCGCGGGCCTTCGAGCAGCTCACCGGCGCGAACATCGGCAAGCGCCTCGCGATCGTCCTCGACGGCAACGTGGACTCGGCTCCTGTGGTCCAGTCGAAGATCGCCGGCGGAAGCGCCCAGATCACCCTGGGTGGCAACCGCAACTACAACCAGCTCATCGAGGAGGCCAACGAGCTCTCCCTCGTGCTCCGCTCCGGCGCGCTCCCCGCTCCGGTGTCGATCTTCGAGGAGCGGACCGTGGGCGCGTCCCTCGGGCCCGAGCTCATCCGCAGCGGCGCCACCGCCTCGGTGGTCGGCCTCCTGCTGGTGCTGCTCTTCATGGCGGTCTACTACAAGCTCACCGGCGTGATCGCCGACGTCGCCCTGGTGCTGAACGGCCTGCTCATCCTCGCGGCCCTCGGCATGGTGGGCGCCACGCTCACGTTGCCCGGCATCGCCGGCTTCATCCTCACGCTGGGGATGGCGGTGGACGCGAACGTGCTCATTAACGAGCGCATCCGCGAGGAGCTGCGGCACGGGAAGAACTCCAAGGTCGCCATCAAGGAGGGCTACGGCCGGGCGTTCGCCACGATCTTCGACGGCCACGTCACCACCCTCGTCGCGGCCTTCGTGCTCCTCCAGTACGGAACCGGTCCGATTCGCGGCTTCGCGGTCACCCTGATCATCGGTCTCGTCGCGTCGCTGTTCACCTCGATCGTCGTCACCCGCCTCGTGAAGGATCGCCTCTATCAGGGCCGTCCGGGAGAGGTCATCTCGGTCTGA
- a CDS encoding adenylosuccinate synthase — MSNVAVIGVQWGDEGKGKIVDLFTEHVSVVVRFQGGNNAGHTLVVGGEKTVLHLIPSGILHSGKICVIGNGVVVDPEVLCREIDQLQSKGLLSDDRQLVLSDGAHVIMPWHKRIDVLREGAMGDAKIGTTGRGIGPTYEDKVARRGVRVFDLVRPDRFRAAVERALPAANEEIVRLGGEPFEAEQVMAAYAKPAERLVRYVKDASLFVYQRIQAGDNVLFEGAQGTLLDVDHGTYPYVTSSNTVAGNAAVGSGVGPSCIGEVIGITKAYTTRVGSGPFPTELLGQVGQDLRDKGGEYGATTGRPRRCGWLDAVVIRFAARVNGLAGLAFTKMDVLTGMPTLKIAVAYELDGERVDELPTDGESLARAKPIYEEMPGWTEDLSACKRYEELPENARRYIERIEELGRVPVMAVSVGPDRAETILRRNPFVSP, encoded by the coding sequence ATGTCCAATGTCGCGGTGATCGGCGTCCAGTGGGGCGACGAAGGCAAGGGAAAGATCGTCGACCTCTTCACCGAGCACGTCTCGGTGGTGGTCCGCTTCCAGGGCGGCAACAACGCCGGGCACACCCTGGTCGTGGGCGGTGAGAAGACCGTCCTCCACCTGATCCCGAGCGGCATCCTCCACTCCGGCAAGATCTGCGTGATCGGCAACGGCGTCGTCGTCGACCCCGAGGTCCTCTGCAGGGAGATCGATCAGCTCCAGTCGAAGGGCCTCCTGTCCGACGACCGCCAGCTCGTCCTCTCGGACGGCGCCCACGTGATCATGCCCTGGCACAAGCGCATCGACGTGCTGCGCGAAGGCGCCATGGGCGACGCGAAGATCGGCACCACCGGCCGGGGCATCGGCCCGACCTACGAGGACAAGGTCGCCCGCCGCGGCGTGCGCGTCTTCGATCTCGTGCGTCCCGATCGCTTCCGCGCGGCGGTGGAGCGCGCGCTGCCCGCGGCGAACGAGGAGATCGTCCGCCTGGGCGGCGAGCCGTTCGAGGCCGAGCAGGTGATGGCGGCCTACGCGAAGCCGGCGGAGCGCCTCGTGCGCTACGTGAAGGACGCCTCGCTCTTCGTCTACCAGCGGATCCAGGCCGGGGACAACGTCCTCTTCGAGGGCGCGCAGGGCACCCTCCTCGACGTGGACCACGGCACCTATCCCTACGTCACCAGCAGCAACACCGTGGCGGGCAACGCCGCGGTGGGCAGCGGGGTGGGGCCCAGCTGCATCGGCGAGGTGATCGGGATCACCAAGGCCTACACCACCCGCGTCGGCTCGGGTCCGTTCCCCACGGAGCTCCTGGGCCAGGTGGGGCAGGACCTCCGTGACAAGGGCGGCGAGTACGGCGCCACCACCGGCAGGCCCCGGCGCTGTGGCTGGCTCGACGCGGTGGTGATCCGCTTCGCCGCCCGGGTGAACGGCCTGGCTGGCCTGGCGTTCACGAAGATGGACGTCCTCACCGGGATGCCCACGCTGAAGATCGCGGTGGCGTACGAGCTCGACGGCGAGCGGGTCGACGAGCTCCCCACCGACGGCGAGTCCCTCGCTCGGGCGAAGCCGATCTATGAGGAGATGCCGGGCTGGACCGAGGACCTCTCCGCCTGCAAGCGGTACGAGGAGCTTCCGGAGAACGCCCGTCGCTACATCGAGCGGATCGAAGAGCTCGGCCGCGTGCCGGTGATGGCGGTCAGCGTCGGCCCGGATCGGGCCGAGACCATCCTGCGTCGAAACCCCTTCGTCTCCCCGTAG